A single genomic interval of Candidatus Bathyarchaeota archaeon harbors:
- the hemE gene encoding uroporphyrinogen decarboxylase — MTLDNTTLLDACRRKQPAHTPVWFMRQAGRYMPSYKQLKGNLQITELAKNSELASEVAIDAVNRLGVDACILFADIMLPLEGLGFNFKIEENVGPVMQKPICTLDDVKALKEFDAERDMGYISDTIELTLQKLEDSVPLIGFSGAPFTLASYMIDGIVNKDLVKTKQLMYGQPETWQLLMEKLTKMVQEYLCFQVKHGVHAIQLFDSWAGCLSCEDYNQFVSKYTHTIFASIPKVPKIHFCADSGALIEQFQKAGADVLSVDWRVPLEDVWRRCREQVAVQGNMDPAAALAGGEFMKRKTKHVLEAARPYCGHIFSLGHGVLKETAPENLQWITEKVHNLTSSRR, encoded by the coding sequence ATGACTCTGGATAACACTACCCTTTTGGATGCCTGCAGAAGAAAACAACCCGCACATACACCTGTTTGGTTTATGCGGCAAGCAGGTCGATACATGCCAAGCTACAAACAACTCAAAGGCAACTTACAAATAACTGAATTGGCTAAAAACAGCGAGCTTGCTTCTGAAGTAGCTATAGACGCCGTAAACCGTTTAGGAGTGGATGCTTGCATTCTGTTTGCAGACATCATGTTGCCCTTGGAAGGTTTGGGTTTCAATTTCAAGATAGAAGAAAATGTTGGCCCAGTGATGCAGAAACCTATCTGCACACTTGATGATGTTAAGGCTTTGAAAGAGTTTGACGCAGAACGGGACATGGGCTACATCAGTGACACAATCGAGTTAACCCTGCAGAAACTGGAGGATTCTGTGCCGCTTATCGGTTTTTCAGGAGCACCCTTCACTTTAGCCAGCTACATGATTGACGGAATTGTGAACAAGGATTTAGTAAAAACCAAGCAACTCATGTATGGTCAGCCTGAAACTTGGCAGTTGCTTATGGAAAAACTGACAAAAATGGTACAAGAATACCTCTGTTTCCAAGTAAAACATGGCGTGCATGCCATTCAACTTTTTGACAGCTGGGCGGGTTGCCTATCCTGTGAAGACTACAATCAATTTGTTTCAAAATACACCCACACCATCTTCGCCTCTATCCCCAAAGTTCCAAAGATACATTTCTGCGCAGACTCAGGTGCCCTAATAGAACAATTCCAAAAAGCCGGTGCTGATGTTTTGAGCGTTGATTGGCGAGTGCCGCTGGAGGATGTATGGCGGAGATGCCGCGAGCAGGTTGCGGTTCAGGGGAACATGGATCCAGCGGCTGCTTTGGCAGGTGGAGAATTCATGAAACGCAAAACAAAACATGTGCTTGAAGCAGCGCGGCCCTATTGTGGACATATCTTTAGCCTTGGACACGGTGTGCTAAAAGAGACCGCCCCAGAGAACCTTCAGTGGAT
- a CDS encoding radical SAM protein — MLGTPASVTFLPKIISWNTTFKCNLNCSHCYLNAQEKAKTEELTTTQGKSLIDQIVKVSKPILILSGGEPLLRNDIFELASYAAQKGLRVTMGTNGTLIDDTVAKKLFDVGIRKVAISLDSSQPAVHNNLRGTQHAWQKAVEGIKACMRNGVGVQVNVTVTQQNYSDIDNVVSVSKGLGVRDFHVFFLVPTGRGKTISDISPAMYEGMVRGILKKYASSDLTVKPTCAPQFMRIARQMGLETNRWSRGCIAGLNYCRIYPNGEVTPCPYLPIALGNIKDQDFQEIWLQAPILKKMRNFENLKGKCHVCSYREVCGGCRARAYGLSSNYIDVCGGLHQPQALAGDFLAEEPWCIYQPTKEGT, encoded by the coding sequence TTGCTCGGCACACCAGCATCAGTCACTTTTCTTCCCAAAATCATCTCTTGGAATACCACCTTCAAATGCAACCTCAACTGTAGCCACTGCTACCTAAACGCCCAAGAAAAAGCAAAAACAGAAGAATTAACAACCACCCAAGGAAAAAGCCTCATAGACCAAATAGTCAAAGTCAGCAAACCTATCTTGATTCTAAGCGGGGGCGAACCGCTCCTACGAAACGACATTTTCGAACTTGCAAGCTACGCTGCACAGAAAGGACTTAGGGTAACGATGGGCACCAACGGAACACTCATCGACGACACAGTAGCCAAAAAGCTGTTTGATGTCGGCATCAGAAAAGTCGCAATCAGCCTCGACTCCAGCCAACCAGCAGTCCACAACAATCTTCGAGGAACACAGCACGCTTGGCAAAAAGCAGTTGAGGGCATCAAAGCTTGCATGCGAAACGGCGTGGGTGTTCAAGTCAACGTAACGGTAACCCAACAGAACTACAGTGACATCGATAATGTGGTTTCCGTTTCTAAGGGTTTGGGTGTTAGGGATTTTCATGTTTTCTTTTTGGTTCCGACTGGTCGAGGAAAAACAATCAGCGACATTTCCCCCGCCATGTACGAAGGCATGGTGAGAGGGATCCTCAAAAAATACGCATCGAGTGATTTGACTGTCAAACCAACGTGTGCGCCTCAATTCATGCGAATAGCCCGCCAGATGGGTTTAGAAACCAACCGCTGGAGCCGCGGCTGCATCGCAGGACTCAACTACTGCAGAATTTACCCAAACGGCGAAGTGACACCCTGCCCCTATCTTCCCATAGCCCTAGGAAACATTAAGGATCAAGACTTCCAAGAAATCTGGTTGCAAGCGCCGATTCTAAAAAAGATGCGAAATTTCGAGAACCTAAAAGGTAAATGCCACGTTTGCAGCTACCGCGAGGTCTGTGGCGGATGTCGCGCAAGGGCATATGGTCTTTCAAGCAACTACATAGATGTCTGCGGTGGACTCCACCAACCACAAGCGCTTGCGGGCGATTTCTTGGCGGAAGAACCCTGGTGCATATACCAACCCACAAAAGAAGGGACCTGA
- a CDS encoding radical SAM protein, translating to MQDTHPVVHLKSLFYSKEMTHVEKRCREAYTKHGISTVIWNTTRQCGLNCTHCYIGDTQDTTGELNTSEVASFLAQLHEMGVPLIFLTGGEPLLRKDIFEILKLCNDYQITTVLSSNGLLLNDQKIDALLSYNVHYIALSLYGPAAQHDSIVGLPQSHDKIIENAQKCIQKGIKVAFKTVVSSYTYDNVPYIIEKGLSLGVKAFYLCDLIETGRAENAKFWRISPEQWGTLAEYLFDKVIVKGEAEIDIGACPSLAPLAVEYFKAKGYDIAHAIQRLSSMSACPVGQGPISVSAKGDILPCNFMQQFKLGNVRQNDLAKLKENQLLKSIATKTNLKGKCGSCQYKKLCCGCRAKAYLTNKDIEDQDTTCILAANTPK from the coding sequence TTGCAGGACACACACCCAGTGGTTCACCTAAAATCCCTCTTCTACAGCAAAGAAATGACCCATGTAGAAAAACGGTGCCGCGAAGCCTACACAAAACACGGCATAAGCACCGTCATCTGGAACACCACCCGCCAATGCGGCCTAAACTGCACCCACTGCTACATCGGCGACACCCAAGACACAACCGGCGAATTAAACACCTCAGAGGTCGCTTCTTTTTTGGCTCAACTTCACGAAATGGGCGTTCCACTCATTTTCTTAACGGGCGGAGAGCCTCTTCTGCGAAAAGACATTTTTGAAATCCTAAAACTCTGCAACGATTACCAAATAACCACCGTACTAAGCAGCAACGGGCTCCTGCTTAACGACCAAAAAATCGATGCCCTGCTAAGCTACAACGTACACTACATCGCTCTCTCGCTGTATGGTCCTGCCGCCCAACATGATTCAATCGTTGGTTTGCCCCAAAGTCACGACAAAATAATCGAAAACGCCCAGAAATGCATTCAAAAAGGCATAAAAGTCGCCTTCAAAACAGTCGTGAGCAGCTACACCTACGACAACGTACCCTACATAATAGAAAAAGGCCTCAGCTTAGGCGTCAAAGCGTTTTACCTCTGTGACCTCATCGAAACTGGACGCGCCGAAAACGCAAAGTTCTGGCGAATCTCTCCTGAGCAATGGGGCACCTTAGCTGAATATCTTTTTGACAAAGTCATCGTCAAAGGCGAAGCAGAAATCGACATCGGCGCCTGCCCCTCGCTGGCACCCTTAGCTGTTGAATACTTCAAAGCTAAAGGCTACGATATTGCACATGCAATTCAACGCCTCAGCTCCATGAGCGCTTGCCCAGTAGGTCAAGGACCCATCAGCGTATCCGCCAAAGGCGACATATTACCCTGCAACTTTATGCAGCAATTCAAACTCGGCAACGTCCGCCAAAACGACCTCGCCAAACTAAAAGAAAACCAATTACTCAAATCAATCGCCACTAAAACAAACCTCAAAGGCAAATGCGGTTCCTGCCAATACAAAAAGCTCTGTTGCGGCTGCCGCGCCAAAGCCTACCTGACAAACAAAGACATCGAAGACCAAGACACCACCTGCATATTAGCCGCAAACACCCCAAAGTAG
- a CDS encoding Lrp/AsnC family transcriptional regulator → MPATLDGVDRKILNALQSNGRVAFSEIANEIGVDEATIRYRVKKLKEAGVITKFTALLDPAKIGFPVTAVIMIKINPVLFDSASAEIAKLSETRHVFQSTGGYDVVAVVNTRDLGHLNDLRRRLELISGVSDVVVFATTKLLKIKPSFDL, encoded by the coding sequence GTGCCCGCAACCCTCGATGGTGTTGACCGAAAAATCCTAAATGCGCTACAGAGCAATGGACGTGTAGCTTTTTCGGAGATAGCAAACGAAATCGGCGTGGACGAAGCCACAATCAGATACAGGGTAAAAAAACTCAAAGAAGCAGGCGTAATAACCAAATTTACAGCGCTTTTGGATCCTGCAAAAATCGGTTTTCCCGTTACAGCGGTGATTATGATTAAAATTAATCCTGTCTTGTTTGATAGTGCATCAGCTGAAATTGCCAAACTAAGCGAGACGCGGCATGTTTTTCAGAGCACAGGCGGCTATGACGTTGTTGCGGTTGTTAATACGCGTGATTTGGGGCATTTGAATGATTTGAGAAGGCGTTTGGAGTTGATTTCGGGGGTTAGTGATGTTGTGGTTTTTGCTACGACTAAATTGTTGAAGATTAAGCCGTCATTTGATCTATAA